From the Pyxidicoccus trucidator genome, one window contains:
- a CDS encoding ATP-binding protein, protein MTLAELMSTVPLGMAIIDPELRYVEVSEAMAAMNGLPREAHLGRPMAEVLRGDPAGADVLRRVRRVLETGEPLEGVEIIHRDHGGGVERTRVYRASYHPVRRDGVVVAASIYVEDMTERRRVEAQRDAGAARERAVREQALRETQEAVRARDEFLSVAAHELRTPLTSMRLHLQLLQRQASTAQPELSAQMAPRTQVLERQLSRLGSLVNTLLDVSRLAAGKLSLEPRELDLAQLVRQMADAFAEEFSRAGSTLSLHVDGPLLGSWDPLRVEQVLVNLLSNAAKYGAGRPVEVSLAGEGHTAVLAVKDHGIGISEDGMARLFGKFERAVSERHYGGLGLGLYITRQIVEAMGGSITVRSAQGQGSTFILRLPTQPQPPMKVRAAR, encoded by the coding sequence GTGACGCTCGCCGAGCTCATGTCCACCGTGCCGCTGGGCATGGCCATCATCGACCCCGAGCTGCGCTACGTGGAGGTCAGCGAGGCCATGGCCGCCATGAACGGCCTGCCCCGCGAGGCCCACCTCGGCCGCCCCATGGCGGAGGTGCTGCGGGGCGACCCCGCCGGCGCCGACGTGCTGCGCCGCGTCCGCCGCGTGCTGGAGACGGGCGAGCCCCTGGAGGGTGTGGAAATCATCCACAGAGACCACGGGGGCGGCGTGGAGCGCACCCGCGTGTACCGCGCCAGCTACCACCCGGTGCGCCGCGACGGCGTCGTGGTCGCCGCGAGCATCTACGTGGAGGACATGACGGAGCGCCGCCGCGTGGAGGCGCAGCGCGACGCCGGCGCCGCGCGCGAGCGGGCCGTGCGCGAGCAGGCGCTGCGCGAGACGCAGGAGGCCGTGCGCGCGCGCGACGAGTTCCTCAGCGTGGCCGCGCACGAGCTGCGCACGCCCCTCACCAGCATGCGGCTGCACCTGCAGCTGTTGCAGCGCCAGGCGAGCACCGCGCAGCCGGAGCTGTCCGCGCAGATGGCCCCCCGCACGCAGGTGCTGGAGCGGCAGCTGTCGCGGCTGGGCAGCCTGGTGAACACGCTGCTGGACGTGTCGCGGCTGGCCGCGGGCAAGCTGAGCCTGGAGCCGCGCGAGCTGGACCTGGCCCAGCTGGTGCGGCAGATGGCGGACGCCTTCGCCGAGGAGTTCAGCCGCGCGGGCAGCACGCTGTCGCTCCACGTGGACGGGCCGCTGCTGGGCTCGTGGGACCCGCTGCGCGTGGAGCAGGTGCTCGTCAACCTGCTGTCCAACGCGGCCAAGTATGGCGCGGGCCGGCCGGTGGAGGTGTCCCTGGCGGGCGAGGGCCACACGGCGGTGCTCGCCGTGAAGGACCACGGCATCGGCATCTCCGAGGACGGCATGGCGCGCCTGTTCGGCAAGTTCGAGCGCGCCGTCTCCGAGCGCCACTACGGCGGGCTGGGCCTGGGGCTCTACATCACCCGGCAAATCGTCGAGGCCATGGGCGGCAGCATCACCGTGCGCTCGGCGCAGGGGCAGGGCTCCACCTTCATCCTCCGGCTGCCCACCCAGCCCCAGCCGCCCATGAAGGTGCGCGCCGCGCGGTAG
- a CDS encoding metallophosphoesterase: MRLRRLARRTSSLASSAAPTWREPRNGGRNELVARSGADPFREERRLRWRDHFSLSENVLFVPHMHAEHDGLRIAQLSDVHVGQATSAIRIRRAVEAVNEGQPDLVFLTGDYVTHSPKPLPRVRELLAGLQGPVFVVLGNHDHWVNGPYIREGFERLGYTVLQNEHRQVHVKGAPVTVLGIDDGRTGRDDVETTFRGAPEGGTRLVLTHAPPTVEKLPAHAGLVQFSGHTHGGQFVVRGLTEAIFRRAGQPYISGHYRVNGNQLYVNRGLGFGFGGPYLRRGAEPEVAFFTLRSEAAAVAS; the protein is encoded by the coding sequence ATGCGCCTGAGACGCCTCGCCCGCCGCACCTCTTCCCTCGCCTCCTCGGCCGCTCCCACCTGGCGGGAGCCTCGCAACGGAGGACGGAACGAGCTGGTGGCCCGGAGTGGAGCGGATCCGTTCCGCGAGGAGCGGAGGCTGCGCTGGAGGGACCACTTCTCCCTCTCGGAGAACGTCCTCTTCGTGCCGCACATGCATGCCGAGCACGACGGGCTGCGCATCGCCCAGCTCTCCGACGTGCACGTGGGGCAGGCGACCTCGGCCATCCGCATCCGCCGCGCGGTGGAGGCCGTCAACGAGGGGCAGCCGGACCTGGTCTTCCTCACGGGCGACTACGTGACGCACAGCCCCAAGCCGCTGCCGCGCGTGCGCGAGCTGCTGGCGGGGTTGCAGGGGCCCGTCTTCGTGGTGCTGGGCAACCATGACCACTGGGTGAACGGGCCCTACATCCGCGAGGGCTTCGAGCGGCTGGGCTACACGGTGCTGCAGAACGAGCACCGTCAGGTGCACGTGAAGGGCGCGCCGGTGACGGTGCTGGGCATCGACGACGGACGCACCGGCCGGGACGACGTGGAGACGACCTTCCGCGGCGCGCCCGAGGGCGGCACGCGGCTGGTGCTGACGCACGCGCCGCCGACGGTGGAGAAGCTGCCGGCGCACGCCGGGCTGGTGCAGTTCTCCGGGCACACGCACGGCGGCCAGTTCGTGGTGCGCGGCCTTACAGAGGCCATCTTCCGCCGCGCGGGCCAGCCGTACATCAGCGGCCACTACCGCGTGAATGGCAACCAGCTCTACGTGAATCGCGGGCTGGGCTTCGGCTTCGGCGGGCCGTACCTGCGCCGGGGCGCCGAGCCCGAGGTGGCCTTCTTCACGCTGCGCAGCGAAGCGGCCGCCGTCGCGAGCTGA
- a CDS encoding NUDIX hydrolase yields the protein MTDGRSWQGDWRVRLYERVRERGYTSLTAFADARPAVSLNLLAEELGKDDVAGVQVLSGLLIEAERRKQVTRFVRDVLVRELSENLPSGWPAIMDDKARFQVAKALGCWSGDIPESYQESADQVMAALRSTPPPPGWRPLGPDDELLRTLLPDEES from the coding sequence ATGACCGACGGACGTTCCTGGCAGGGAGATTGGAGGGTCCGGTTGTACGAGCGGGTCCGCGAGCGAGGGTACACGTCGCTCACCGCATTTGCCGATGCGCGCCCCGCCGTCTCGCTAAATCTGCTGGCTGAGGAGCTAGGCAAGGATGATGTCGCGGGCGTGCAGGTGTTGAGCGGGTTGCTCATCGAAGCGGAGCGGCGCAAGCAGGTCACACGCTTTGTTCGCGATGTGCTCGTGCGCGAGCTGTCCGAGAACCTCCCGAGCGGCTGGCCCGCTATCATGGACGACAAGGCTCGTTTCCAGGTCGCCAAGGCGCTCGGCTGCTGGTCCGGCGATATACCCGAGTCCTATCAGGAGAGCGCCGATCAGGTCATGGCAGCGCTCCGCTCCACGCCGCCGCCGCCCGGCTGGCGTCCGCTCGGCCCCGACGACGAGCTGTTGCGCACGCTCCTCCCCGACGAGGAATCCTGA
- a CDS encoding TIGR02269 family lipoprotein: MEDSTGSVADALSKLAARPPGLGNRGLSGVNGAFTRYLDHGTHQLPWLHGALGSATTVAEAASGVADPDMELGILRMTGPRLQAAMFGGMLLAAWLDFLQLTDVVLRECPAYSVETLVMDMSRVQRLMEPALVALASQDPERVEAAATAMPGLMGQLTREFGSIRDGARTAMEKRGKLMAAMQLVEMLTLVSTLRMSLPRLPPAAPATVGVGLVMGSGGVMAGSRIVVSAGWVEMIRRLVKAGVISMPVVSAAVRIHGGQVLMAQAHGDLPQGVRDALGDGPEVRGMHETGRAGAGMSEHPQHHVLPREHREWFEKRGFTGDMDIDKFCVRLELAHHQAIHGGGDWRLGRMWPNEWNRMLMRVLSNAEREAGRMLTRNDVLNIVADRMKRYDIPMNFTAWRGR, from the coding sequence GTGGAGGACTCCACGGGCAGCGTCGCCGACGCGCTCTCCAAGCTGGCGGCCCGCCCACCGGGCCTGGGCAATCGGGGCTTGAGCGGAGTCAACGGTGCCTTCACCCGCTACCTCGACCATGGCACCCACCAACTGCCCTGGCTTCATGGCGCGCTCGGCAGCGCCACCACGGTGGCCGAGGCGGCCTCGGGAGTCGCTGACCCAGACATGGAGCTGGGCATCCTTCGGATGACGGGCCCCCGGCTCCAGGCGGCCATGTTCGGCGGCATGCTGCTGGCCGCATGGCTCGACTTCCTCCAGCTCACTGACGTCGTGCTCCGAGAGTGCCCCGCCTACAGCGTCGAGACGCTGGTCATGGACATGAGCCGCGTGCAGCGGCTGATGGAGCCCGCCCTGGTGGCGCTCGCGTCACAAGACCCGGAGAGGGTCGAGGCAGCGGCCACCGCGATGCCCGGGTTGATGGGCCAGCTCACCCGCGAGTTCGGCTCCATCCGTGACGGCGCACGCACGGCCATGGAGAAGAGAGGCAAGCTCATGGCGGCGATGCAGCTCGTGGAGATGCTCACCCTGGTCTCGACGCTGAGGATGTCGCTGCCCCGGTTGCCGCCAGCAGCTCCCGCCACCGTCGGCGTGGGCCTGGTCATGGGCTCTGGCGGAGTGATGGCGGGCTCGCGGATTGTCGTCTCCGCCGGGTGGGTGGAGATGATTCGCCGGCTCGTGAAGGCGGGTGTCATCTCGATGCCCGTCGTCAGTGCCGCCGTCCGCATCCACGGTGGCCAGGTGCTGATGGCGCAGGCGCACGGGGACTTGCCGCAAGGCGTGCGTGATGCTCTGGGCGACGGGCCCGAGGTTCGCGGCATGCACGAAACAGGCAGAGCTGGGGCGGGCATGTCCGAGCATCCGCAGCACCACGTTCTGCCGCGCGAGCACCGCGAGTGGTTCGAAAAGCGCGGCTTTACCGGAGACATGGACATCGACAAGTTCTGCGTCAGGTTGGAGCTGGCGCACCATCAGGCGATTCATGGTGGGGGTGACTGGCGTCTGGGACGCATGTGGCCCAACGAATGGAACCGGATGCTCATGCGCGTGCTGAGCAATGCCGAGAGAGAGGCTGGCCGGATGTTGACGCGGAACGACGTCCTGAACATCGTTGCGGACCGTATGAAGCGCTACGACATCCCGATGAACTTTACTGCCTGGAGAGGACGATGA
- the ileS gene encoding isoleucine--tRNA ligase, translated as MAQPLFSTVSSELDFPADERRILAFWKERRIFERTLEGREAAPSFVFYEGPPTANGLPHNGHVLTRVIKDLFPRYQTMRGRYVPRKAGWDTHGLPVEVEVEKELRIHGKAEIERYGVEPFTERCIESVFRYTAEWERLTERIGFWVDLKTAYVTYHRGFVESVWWALAELYRKGLLYQGHKVVWWWPQGGTALSAAEVGLGYKTVDDPSVYVAFPLRDAPDTALLIWTTTPWTLPSNMYAAVNPSVDYVTVDAGDRKLIIAAALREELAKKLKKDLPVLARQPGSALVGRRYTPPFDLYFRSAGDVELPLKDGGTEAMAWRVVGADYVTLDSGTGIVHTAPAFGEDDYETFRRDRPRFANPDALEILCAVKPDGTFVDEVPLVAGRFVKDADKDLQRNLKERGLLLLAEQYKHEYPFCWRADNDPLIQYARPAWYIRTTSVIDQAIANNRAVNWVPEHIQEGRFGDFLANNVDWALSRERYWGTALPLWVHSETGEVEAVPSLQALREKPGNNLAAVEAELRAFLAGKPHEANAEHLIVHKPWIDKVTYQKPGASGRFQRVPEVVDVWFDSGCMPFAQWGFPHAPGSREVFNRTFPADFISEAIDQTRGWFYSLLMVSTLVFDEETQQRMGLAPSRGWPHPYKNCIVLGHVSDKDGKKESKSKGNYTPPEIILDEVRMDFAVLTAAEAGMPGEAGVALIAREDLEGLDLQEGARVQLFRPDRPDTVVTVTLKVHKKLKRRVALLAPDALHALGVAPSPRGADVMPVEVPRLAPGERVVLRDPTTRAPGADAFRWFFFAASPSWSNTRHSLANVRLLQKDFQVKLRNVYSFFTIYANLDGFNPAAGNADASEAPWKAVRHSQGWREVKERSVLDRWMLSEVQFTVREVSRALDAYQVHDAAQRLVALVDALSNWYVRRGRPRYWAPGFEQDKQDAYFTLYEALTTLAALSAPFIPFFADELWGNLVRNPWPESQPESVHLASFPEVDASLMDEGLAAEMGAVRELVSLGLKVRTDNKLKVRQPLSRADVILARKELTERVAVYRELITDELNVHEVRFLEPGSQEADVVRYRVRPQLRAVGSRLGPRLAPVRKAFDSADGRALHGELLRTGRVAMNVGGEDLVFPAEELETLVEATPGHAAAGAGVGVVVLHTELTEALVDEGLVRELLARVQGARKDLELGYADRIRLWVDGDARVKRVTDEARALISRETLAAEIHVGPDGLTGSEEEVSLNGLPARLRVERVA; from the coding sequence ATGGCTCAGCCCCTTTTCTCCACGGTCTCCAGCGAACTCGACTTCCCCGCCGACGAGCGCCGCATCCTGGCCTTCTGGAAGGAGCGCCGCATCTTCGAGCGCACGCTCGAGGGCCGCGAGGCCGCCCCCAGCTTCGTCTTCTACGAGGGGCCGCCCACGGCCAACGGCCTGCCCCACAACGGCCACGTCCTCACCCGTGTCATCAAGGACCTGTTCCCCCGCTACCAGACGATGCGCGGCCGCTACGTCCCCCGGAAGGCCGGCTGGGACACCCACGGCCTGCCCGTGGAGGTGGAGGTCGAAAAGGAGCTGCGCATCCATGGCAAGGCGGAAATCGAGCGCTACGGCGTGGAGCCCTTCACCGAGCGCTGCATCGAGTCCGTTTTCCGGTACACCGCCGAGTGGGAGCGACTCACCGAGCGCATCGGCTTCTGGGTGGACCTGAAGACGGCCTATGTCACCTACCACCGCGGCTTCGTGGAGAGCGTGTGGTGGGCGCTGGCCGAGCTGTACCGCAAGGGCCTGCTCTATCAGGGCCACAAGGTGGTGTGGTGGTGGCCGCAGGGCGGCACCGCGCTGAGCGCCGCCGAGGTGGGCCTCGGCTACAAGACGGTAGACGACCCGAGCGTCTACGTCGCCTTCCCGCTGCGGGACGCGCCGGACACCGCGCTGCTCATCTGGACCACCACGCCCTGGACGCTGCCGTCCAACATGTACGCGGCCGTCAACCCGTCCGTGGACTACGTCACCGTGGACGCGGGAGACCGCAAGCTCATCATCGCCGCCGCGCTGCGCGAGGAGCTGGCGAAGAAGCTCAAGAAGGACCTGCCCGTGTTGGCCAGGCAGCCGGGCAGCGCGCTGGTGGGCAGGCGCTACACCCCGCCCTTCGACCTCTACTTCCGCAGCGCCGGGGACGTGGAGCTGCCGCTCAAGGATGGCGGCACCGAGGCGATGGCGTGGCGCGTGGTCGGCGCGGACTACGTCACGCTCGACAGCGGCACGGGCATCGTCCACACCGCGCCGGCCTTCGGCGAGGACGACTATGAGACCTTCCGCCGGGACAGGCCGCGCTTCGCCAACCCGGACGCGCTGGAGATTCTCTGCGCGGTGAAGCCGGACGGCACCTTCGTCGACGAGGTGCCCCTGGTGGCCGGCCGCTTCGTGAAGGACGCGGACAAGGACCTCCAGCGCAACCTCAAGGAGCGCGGGCTGCTGCTGCTCGCCGAGCAGTACAAGCATGAGTACCCCTTCTGCTGGCGCGCGGACAACGACCCGCTCATCCAGTACGCCCGGCCCGCCTGGTACATCCGCACCACCTCGGTCATCGACCAGGCCATCGCCAACAACCGCGCCGTCAACTGGGTGCCCGAGCACATCCAGGAAGGCCGCTTCGGCGACTTCCTCGCCAACAACGTGGACTGGGCCCTCTCGCGCGAGCGCTACTGGGGCACGGCGCTCCCGCTGTGGGTGCACTCGGAGACGGGGGAGGTGGAGGCCGTCCCCTCCCTCCAGGCCCTGCGCGAGAAGCCAGGCAACAACCTGGCCGCGGTGGAGGCGGAGCTGCGCGCCTTCCTCGCCGGCAAGCCGCACGAGGCCAACGCCGAGCACCTCATCGTCCACAAGCCGTGGATTGACAAGGTGACGTACCAGAAGCCCGGCGCCTCGGGACGCTTCCAGCGCGTGCCCGAGGTGGTGGACGTGTGGTTCGACTCGGGCTGCATGCCCTTCGCGCAGTGGGGCTTCCCGCACGCGCCGGGCTCACGAGAGGTCTTCAACCGCACCTTCCCCGCGGACTTCATCTCCGAGGCCATCGACCAGACGCGTGGCTGGTTCTACTCGCTGCTGATGGTGAGCACGCTCGTCTTCGACGAGGAGACGCAGCAGCGCATGGGCCTTGCCCCCTCGCGCGGCTGGCCGCACCCGTACAAGAACTGCATCGTGCTCGGCCACGTCTCGGACAAGGACGGCAAGAAGGAGTCCAAGTCCAAGGGCAACTACACCCCGCCGGAGATCATCCTCGACGAGGTGCGCATGGACTTCGCGGTGCTGACCGCCGCGGAGGCCGGCATGCCCGGAGAGGCCGGCGTGGCGCTCATCGCCCGCGAGGACCTGGAGGGCCTGGACCTGCAGGAGGGCGCCCGGGTGCAGCTCTTCCGCCCGGACCGGCCGGACACCGTCGTCACCGTCACGCTGAAGGTGCACAAGAAGCTCAAGCGCCGGGTGGCCCTGCTCGCCCCCGACGCGCTGCACGCGCTCGGCGTGGCGCCTTCCCCGCGTGGGGCGGACGTCATGCCGGTGGAGGTGCCCCGGCTGGCGCCTGGCGAGCGCGTGGTGTTGAGGGACCCGACCACCCGCGCTCCCGGCGCGGACGCGTTCCGCTGGTTCTTCTTCGCGGCGAGCCCCTCCTGGTCCAACACGCGCCACTCGCTGGCCAACGTGCGGCTCTTGCAGAAGGACTTCCAGGTCAAGCTGCGCAACGTCTACTCGTTCTTCACCATCTACGCGAACCTCGACGGCTTCAACCCGGCCGCGGGCAACGCGGACGCCTCGGAGGCGCCGTGGAAGGCCGTGCGGCACAGCCAGGGCTGGCGCGAGGTGAAGGAGCGGTCGGTGCTGGACCGATGGATGCTCTCGGAGGTGCAGTTCACCGTCCGCGAGGTGTCCAGGGCGCTGGACGCCTACCAGGTCCATGACGCCGCCCAGCGGCTGGTGGCGCTCGTGGACGCGCTCTCCAACTGGTACGTGCGCCGGGGGCGTCCACGCTACTGGGCACCCGGCTTCGAGCAGGACAAGCAGGACGCGTACTTCACGCTGTACGAGGCGCTCACCACCCTCGCCGCGCTGTCCGCGCCCTTCATCCCCTTCTTCGCGGACGAGCTGTGGGGCAACCTGGTGCGCAACCCGTGGCCGGAGTCCCAGCCGGAGAGCGTGCACCTCGCGAGCTTCCCGGAGGTGGACGCGAGCCTCATGGACGAGGGGCTCGCGGCGGAGATGGGCGCGGTGCGCGAGCTGGTGTCGCTGGGCCTGAAGGTACGCACGGACAACAAGCTCAAGGTGCGCCAGCCGCTGTCGCGCGCGGACGTCATCCTCGCGCGCAAGGAGCTGACGGAGCGCGTGGCGGTGTACCGCGAGCTCATCACGGACGAGCTGAACGTCCACGAGGTCCGGTTCCTGGAGCCGGGCAGCCAGGAAGCGGACGTGGTGCGCTACCGCGTGCGGCCCCAGCTGCGCGCGGTGGGCAGCCGGCTCGGGCCCAGGCTGGCGCCGGTGCGCAAGGCGTTCGACTCGGCGGACGGCCGCGCGCTTCACGGAGAGCTGCTCCGGACGGGCCGGGTGGCCATGAACGTGGGCGGCGAGGACCTGGTGTTCCCGGCGGAGGAGCTGGAGACGCTGGTGGAGGCCACGCCCGGCCATGCGGCGGCGGGCGCGGGCGTGGGCGTGGTGGTGCTGCACACCGAGCTGACGGAGGCGCTGGTGGACGAGGGCCTCGTGCGCGAGCTGCTGGCGAGGGTGCAGGGCGCGCGCAAGGACCTGGAGCTGGGCTACGCGGACCGCATCCGGCTGTGGGTGGACGGCGACGCCCGGGTGAAGCGCGTGACGGACGAGGCCCGCGCGCTCATCTCCCGCGAGACGCTGGCCGCGGAAATCCACGTCGGCCCCGACGGCCTCACCGGTAGCGAGGAGGAGGTCAGCCTCAACGGCCTGCCCGCGCGCCTCCGCGTGGAGCGGGTGGCATAG
- a CDS encoding GlxA family transcriptional regulator, with the protein MTSNPDFLPGSGGPRTVLFVAFPDMGLLDLTGPQTVFWAASKALAERGVPGYVRHTVSLDGGLVQTAEGVALQTVPLAAFKGVKVDTLIIPGSPDIEHVLARLEPLTEWLRRKAKSARRTASVCSGTFLLAQAGLLHGRRAATHWAMCDLLSERFPSIKLDRDALFVREGPVWTSAGVSAGLDLCLALVEADHGHDIAMKVARELVVFLKRPGGQSQFSELLRSQTQDSTTFDELHLWLANNLGRDDLTVETLAEKARMSPRNFARVYKQKTGRTPAKAVEVLRLEAAKRLLEESKRNVDQVARMCGFGNEERMRVTFQRNLSVSPRDYRKRFAT; encoded by the coding sequence ATGACATCCAACCCTGATTTTCTGCCAGGTTCCGGCGGGCCGCGCACCGTGCTCTTCGTGGCCTTTCCGGACATGGGGTTGCTGGACCTGACAGGTCCCCAGACGGTGTTCTGGGCCGCGTCGAAGGCCCTGGCGGAGCGCGGAGTGCCGGGATACGTCCGCCACACCGTGAGCCTGGACGGCGGGCTGGTGCAGACGGCGGAAGGCGTCGCGTTGCAGACGGTGCCGCTCGCCGCGTTCAAGGGCGTCAAGGTCGACACCCTCATCATCCCTGGCTCGCCGGACATCGAGCACGTGCTGGCCCGGTTGGAGCCGCTGACTGAATGGCTGCGGCGGAAGGCGAAGTCGGCTCGCCGCACCGCCTCTGTCTGCAGCGGCACCTTCTTGCTGGCACAGGCCGGACTGCTTCACGGCAGGCGCGCGGCAACGCATTGGGCCATGTGCGACCTGCTGAGCGAGCGCTTCCCCTCCATCAAGCTGGACCGTGACGCGCTCTTCGTCCGTGAAGGCCCGGTGTGGACCTCCGCGGGCGTCAGTGCGGGCCTCGACCTGTGCCTGGCACTGGTGGAGGCGGACCATGGACATGACATCGCCATGAAGGTGGCGAGGGAGCTGGTCGTCTTCCTGAAGCGGCCGGGCGGGCAGTCGCAGTTCAGCGAGTTGCTGCGGTCGCAGACCCAGGACAGCACCACCTTCGATGAGCTGCACCTGTGGCTCGCGAACAACCTGGGCCGCGACGACCTCACCGTCGAGACGCTGGCCGAGAAGGCCCGGATGAGCCCGCGCAACTTCGCGCGCGTCTACAAGCAGAAGACCGGTCGCACCCCGGCGAAGGCTGTTGAAGTCCTGCGGCTGGAGGCGGCGAAGCGGTTGCTGGAGGAGTCGAAGCGCAACGTCGACCAGGTTGCCCGGATGTGCGGCTTCGGGAACGAGGAACGAATGCGGGTGACCTTCCAGCGCAATCTCTCCGTCTCGCCGAGGGACTACCGGAAGCGGTTCGCGACGTAG